The segment TGCTGCCAGGAGAGACGCGGGTTCCGGGCCGCGCTCGTCTGGTCGATCCGGCCCGCCGACGTCTGTCGTGGCGCGTTCTCGAGTTCCGAGACGTCGTCGGTACTGGCCGCGGCGAAGGCATCGGCCAGCTGATCGAGCGTCGCTTTGCTCTCGGCTTCGGTCGGCTCGGTCATGAGCGCCTCGGTGACGTTCTCGGGCCACTTCGTCGTCGGCGGGTGAACGCCGTAATCGAGCATTCGCTTGGCGAAATCCGCGGCGTCCCTGTCGCCCGCGCTGGCGACGAACTCGTGGTGGAACGGCTCGAAGGGAATCTCGAGGTCGATCTGCGAGGCGAGGTAGTTCGCGTTGAGCACGGCCTTGGCGCTCGCGTCGCGAAGTCCGTCCCCGCCGAGACGTCTGATGTAAGCGTGGGCCTTGAGCAGGACGAGCCAGTTGCCCATCGCGCCGTGGACCTTTCCGATCGTCTCGTCGGGTTCGAATAGCTCGTATTCGCCGTCGTTCTCGCGAACCTGCGGCGTGGGGAGGAACGGCGCGAGCCGTTCGCAGACGCCGACTGGACCCGCGCCGGGACCGCCGCCGCCGTGGGGCGTCGCGAACGTCTTGTGAACGTTGTAGTGCATGATGTCGAAGCCCATGTCGCCGGGTCGAGCGCGTCCGAGCAGCGCGTTCAGGTTCGCGCCGTCGTAGTACATCAGGCCGCCGGCGTCGTGGACGATCGTCGCAATCTCCTCGATGTTTCGCTCGAAGAGTCCGAGCGTGTTCGGGTTCGTCAGCATGAGCGCGGCGGTCGACTCCCCGACGGCAGCCGACAGCGCCTCGAGATCGACCCGTCCGTCCTCGTTTTCGGGCAGTTCGACGACGTCGTAGCCGGCCATCGCGGCGCTTGCGAAGTTGGTCCCGTGTGCGCTCGTGGGGAC is part of the Natrarchaeobius halalkaliphilus genome and harbors:
- the gcvPB gene encoding aminomethyl-transferring glycine dehydrogenase subunit GcvPB, with the translated sequence MQHHTQTIWNDSDSAGYEPLLSERNMDTVEVDGTDLPDHLTRDSLELPELSEPELARHYTRLSQMNYGIDSGPYPLGSCTMKYNPKFTEDVASLPSAAVHPDREEDSVQGTLQIYHELQEYLGRIGGMDAVTLQPPAGAAGEFAGILVAKAYHEANDEGDHRSEVIVPTSAHGTNFASAAMAGYDVVELPENEDGRVDLEALSAAVGESTAALMLTNPNTLGLFERNIEEIATIVHDAGGLMYYDGANLNALLGRARPGDMGFDIMHYNVHKTFATPHGGGGPGAGPVGVCERLAPFLPTPQVRENDGEYELFEPDETIGKVHGAMGNWLVLLKAHAYIRRLGGDGLRDASAKAVLNANYLASQIDLEIPFEPFHHEFVASAGDRDAADFAKRMLDYGVHPPTTKWPENVTEALMTEPTEAESKATLDQLADAFAAASTDDVSELENAPRQTSAGRIDQTSAARNPRLSWQQLDDS